A region from the Pleurocapsa minor HA4230-MV1 genome encodes:
- the purU gene encoding formyltetrahydrofolate deformylase: MNESTATLLISCPDSPGLVAKIANFIYANGGNIIHADQHTDCATSLFLIRIEWQLNGFNLPREAIATAFSAIAKPLKATWQLHFSDTKPKIAIWVTKQDHCLWDLLWRHQAQELPGHIALIISNHPHLEAIAKQFQLDFYHLPITKENKAEQEAKQLELLQQYQIDLVVLAKYMQILSPDLINNFPQIINIHHSFLPAFPGAKPYHRAHARGVKIIGATAHYVTQDLDEGPIIEQEVVRVNHRDTVQDLIRRGKDLERLVLSRAVRLHLQNRVLVYDNKTVVFS, encoded by the coding sequence ATGAATGAGTCTACTGCAACCTTATTAATTTCTTGTCCCGATAGCCCTGGATTAGTCGCCAAAATTGCCAACTTTATTTATGCTAATGGGGGGAATATTATTCATGCCGATCAGCACACCGATTGCGCTACAAGTTTATTCCTGATTCGCATTGAATGGCAACTTAACGGCTTTAATTTGCCCCGCGAAGCGATCGCCACCGCTTTTTCAGCGATCGCCAAACCCCTCAAAGCTACTTGGCAGCTACACTTTTCTGATACTAAACCAAAGATTGCGATTTGGGTAACCAAACAAGATCATTGTCTCTGGGATTTGCTTTGGCGACATCAAGCTCAGGAATTGCCTGGTCATATAGCTTTGATTATCAGTAATCATCCTCATTTAGAAGCGATCGCTAAACAGTTTCAGCTCGACTTTTATCATCTACCCATAACTAAAGAGAACAAAGCAGAGCAAGAAGCTAAACAGCTTGAACTTTTACAACAATATCAAATAGATTTAGTAGTTTTGGCTAAATATATGCAAATTCTTAGCCCAGATTTAATTAATAATTTTCCGCAGATTATTAATATTCATCATTCATTTTTACCTGCTTTTCCTGGAGCAAAACCTTATCATCGCGCCCACGCTAGAGGGGTTAAAATTATTGGAGCGACGGCTCATTATGTTACCCAAGATCTTGATGAAGGCCCAATTATTGAACAGGAAGTGGTGCGAGTCAACCATCGGGATACCGTCCAAGATTTAATTCGCAGGGGTAAAGATTTAGAAAGACTAGTGCTGTCTCGCGCCGTTAGACTCCACCTCCAAAACCGCGTCCTTGTTTACGACAACAAAACTGTTGTTTTTAGCTAA
- the rsmA gene encoding 16S rRNA (adenine(1518)-N(6)/adenine(1519)-N(6))-dimethyltransferase RsmA yields the protein MTSSKSSTRRSIQPRKQFGQHWLRDREILDRIIIAAELSQSDRVLEIGPGTGNLTSRLLSIVSALVSVEIDRDLCKKLVYKYGEQANFLLIQNDFLKSDLSPFLENFPKFQNPNKVVANIPYNITGPIIAKLLGKIATPAPQQYESIVLLVQKEVGDRLVAIPGTKAYGALSIRVQYLASCELICDVPARSFYPQPKVDSVVVRLRPRTLEHPAKNPRQLETLIKLGFASRRKMLRNNLQGSIKIAELTSILEELNFNPQCRAEDLSLEEWILLSDKINLAK from the coding sequence ATGACCTCTAGCAAAAGCTCGACAAGACGCTCTATTCAACCGCGCAAACAATTTGGACAGCACTGGTTGCGGGATCGAGAGATCCTAGATCGAATTATTATTGCTGCGGAATTAAGCCAAAGCGATCGCGTTCTCGAAATTGGGCCAGGAACAGGTAATTTAACTAGCCGATTACTATCAATAGTTTCTGCTTTAGTTTCCGTAGAAATTGATCGCGATTTATGCAAAAAATTGGTATATAAATATGGTGAACAAGCCAACTTTCTCTTGATCCAAAATGACTTTTTGAAATCAGATCTCTCACCCTTCCTCGAAAATTTCCCCAAGTTTCAAAACCCAAATAAAGTAGTTGCTAATATCCCCTACAACATTACAGGGCCAATTATTGCTAAGTTACTGGGAAAAATTGCCACTCCCGCACCTCAACAGTATGAATCCATTGTTTTATTAGTACAAAAAGAAGTGGGCGATCGCTTAGTAGCTATTCCAGGAACTAAAGCTTACGGTGCATTGTCAATTCGGGTACAGTATTTAGCCAGTTGCGAACTGATTTGTGATGTTCCTGCTAGATCATTTTATCCTCAACCAAAAGTAGATTCAGTTGTGGTGAGATTACGTCCCAGAACCCTCGAACATCCTGCCAAGAATCCACGGCAATTAGAAACATTAATTAAGCTAGGTTTTGCCAGCCGTCGTAAGATGTTACGCAACAATTTGCAAGGTTCAATTAAGATTGCAGAGCTAACTTCTATCTTAGAAGAGCTTAATTTTAATCCTCAATGCCGCGCCGAAGATTTAAGCTTAGAAGAATGGATTTTATTAAGTGACAAGATTAATCTAGCAAAATGA
- a CDS encoding MGMT family protein: MSNYERIYTTVRQIPAGKVATYGQIADLAGLYGKARLVGYALFRVQIEDNIPWHRVINAQGEISYSLQRQGGDYLQKVLLEEEGIEFKSNGKIDLNKHRWQPNFNSASR; this comes from the coding sequence ATGTCCAACTATGAGCGCATTTACACCACCGTTCGCCAAATACCTGCTGGAAAAGTAGCTACCTACGGACAAATTGCCGACTTGGCTGGATTATATGGCAAAGCGCGGTTAGTAGGATATGCTCTGTTTCGAGTTCAAATAGAGGATAATATCCCCTGGCATCGAGTTATTAATGCTCAAGGAGAAATATCCTATTCTCTTCAACGTCAGGGTGGCGATTATTTACAAAAAGTTTTGTTGGAAGAGGAAGGAATTGAGTTTAAAAGTAACGGCAAAATTGACCTGAACAAACATCGTTGGCAACCAAATTTTAATTCTGCTAGCAGGTAA
- the rlmN gene encoding 23S rRNA (adenine(2503)-C(2))-methyltransferase RlmN has translation MTLQTIKQSDTSEALLGKSLSELTTWVQDRGQPAYRGKQLHQWLYQKGARSLGDISVLPKPWREEMADYPLGRSTIHYRSVAPDQTRKYLLRLADGLIIEAVGIPTAKRLTVCVSSQVGCPMDCDFCATGKGGFTRNLKAHEIVDQVLTVQSDFEQRVSNVVFMGMGEPMANLDEVVLAVKSLNQDVGIGARSLTVSTVGIPGKIQQLAQHRLQIVLAVSLHASNQALREQLIPSAKKYTLDHLLDECRDYIQVTGRRVTFEYVLLAGVNDLPENAQELTQRLKGFQTHVNLIPYNPISEVDYQRPRNHRIREFSTILEQANIAVSVRYSRGLEADAACGQLRASKV, from the coding sequence ATGACGCTACAAACAATCAAGCAATCAGACACTTCAGAAGCACTTTTAGGCAAATCTTTGTCAGAATTAACCACCTGGGTACAAGATCGAGGACAACCAGCCTACAGAGGCAAGCAACTACATCAATGGTTATACCAAAAAGGAGCGCGATCGCTGGGCGATATTTCCGTCTTGCCGAAGCCATGGCGCGAAGAGATGGCAGATTATCCCCTTGGACGCTCGACAATTCATTATCGTAGTGTTGCACCAGATCAGACTCGTAAGTATTTATTACGTCTGGCGGATGGCTTGATTATTGAGGCGGTTGGTATTCCCACCGCTAAACGCCTAACGGTGTGCGTTTCCTCCCAGGTTGGTTGTCCGATGGACTGTGACTTTTGCGCTACGGGAAAAGGGGGTTTTACTCGTAATCTCAAGGCTCACGAAATTGTCGATCAGGTGTTGACGGTACAGTCAGATTTTGAACAAAGAGTCAGCAACGTTGTCTTTATGGGTATGGGAGAACCAATGGCAAACCTTGATGAGGTGGTGTTGGCGGTGAAGTCTCTCAATCAAGATGTGGGAATTGGCGCGCGATCGCTTACAGTATCGACAGTAGGTATTCCTGGTAAAATTCAACAGCTAGCACAGCACAGACTACAAATTGTCTTAGCAGTTAGTCTTCATGCTTCTAATCAGGCTTTGCGCGAACAATTGATTCCCAGTGCTAAAAAATATACTTTAGATCATCTTTTAGATGAGTGTCGAGACTATATCCAGGTAACTGGCAGAAGAGTTACTTTTGAATATGTCTTGCTAGCAGGAGTTAACGATTTACCTGAAAATGCACAGGAATTGACTCAGCGCCTAAAAGGTTTTCAAACTCACGTCAACCTTATTCCCTATAATCCTATCTCTGAAGTTGACTATCAAAGACCCAGAAATCACCGCATCCGAGAGTTCTCAACTATTCTCGAACAGGCTAATATTGCCGTCAGCGTACGCTATTCTCGTGGCTTGGAAGCAGATGCAGCCTGCGGACAACTGAGAGCATCAAAAGTATAG
- a CDS encoding transcriptional repressor, whose amino-acid sequence MKMQRTRSQKRILTLLQSLKCSISAQDLYIELRNRQQDMGLATVYRSLEALKLQGEVQVRTLANGESEYSLIKSDRHHLTCVNCGVSIAIDECPVHNLEKQLETSHTFKVYYHTLEFFGLCQKCH is encoded by the coding sequence ATGAAAATGCAACGTACTCGTTCGCAAAAGCGTATTCTAACTTTACTCCAGAGTCTCAAATGTTCTATTTCGGCGCAAGATTTATATATTGAACTCCGTAATCGTCAACAGGATATGGGTTTAGCTACGGTTTATCGTTCTCTTGAGGCTTTAAAACTACAGGGAGAAGTGCAGGTACGTACTCTAGCCAATGGAGAGTCTGAATATAGCTTAATTAAGAGCGATCGCCATCATCTCACCTGTGTTAACTGTGGCGTGTCGATTGCGATCGATGAATGTCCCGTACATAACTTAGAAAAGCAGTTGGAAACATCCCACACTTTTAAAGTTTACTATCACACCCTAGAATTTTTTGGTTTGTGCCAAAAATGCCATTAG
- the purS gene encoding phosphoribosylformylglycinamidine synthase subunit PurS, translating to MATKYHARIYVTLRSSVLDPAGTAVESGLKQMGYTEVESVRIGKYIEMQLSANDEEEAKQHLDEMCDRLLANTVIENYRFELTEMATA from the coding sequence ATGGCTACTAAATATCACGCTCGTATATATGTTACCTTGCGCTCTTCGGTATTAGACCCCGCAGGTACAGCAGTTGAATCGGGACTTAAGCAAATGGGGTACACCGAGGTAGAATCCGTCAGGATTGGTAAGTATATTGAAATGCAGTTGAGCGCCAATGATGAAGAAGAGGCAAAACAGCATCTAGATGAAATGTGCGATCGCCTGTTGGCAAATACGGTAATTGAAAATTATCGCTTTGAACTTACAGAAATGGCTACAGCATAA
- the purQ gene encoding phosphoribosylformylglycinamidine synthase subunit PurQ has product MKFGVIVFPGSNCDRDVLTVTQGLLAAPTRMVWHQETDLADLDVIVIPGGFSYGDYLRCGAIAQFSPVMNSIIEHAQAGKYVLGICNGFQVLTEVGLLPGALIRNRGLHFICDRAPIKVERNDLLWTENYQPQQILTLPVAHGEGCYYADDDTLKAIEDNHQVLFRYCSPSGETSAEHNLNGSMNNIAGIINPQGNVLGMMPHPERAADKAIGGIDGLALFKGLLNTMAIA; this is encoded by the coding sequence ATGAAATTTGGCGTTATCGTCTTTCCTGGGTCAAATTGCGATCGCGACGTTTTAACCGTAACTCAAGGATTATTAGCTGCCCCCACCCGTATGGTATGGCATCAGGAAACAGATCTTGCTGATTTAGATGTCATAGTTATTCCAGGGGGATTTAGCTATGGTGATTATCTTCGTTGTGGAGCGATCGCGCAATTTTCTCCTGTGATGAATAGCATTATCGAACATGCTCAAGCAGGTAAATATGTTTTGGGGATCTGCAACGGTTTTCAGGTACTTACAGAAGTAGGATTACTTCCTGGAGCCTTAATTCGTAATCGAGGTCTACATTTTATTTGCGATCGCGCTCCTATCAAGGTAGAACGCAATGATTTACTTTGGACAGAAAACTATCAACCACAACAGATACTTACTCTTCCTGTAGCTCATGGAGAAGGTTGTTATTATGCTGATGATGATACTTTAAAAGCGATCGAAGATAACCATCAGGTGTTGTTTCGCTACTGTAGTCCATCAGGAGAAACCAGTGCTGAGCATAATTTAAATGGCTCAATGAATAATATTGCGGGAATTATTAATCCCCAGGGTAACGTATTAGGGATGATGCCTCACCCCGAAAGAGCTGCTGATAAAGCGATTGGTGGTATTGATGGTCTGGCTTTATTTAAAGGGTTACTTAACACAATGGCGATCGCCTGA
- a CDS encoding D-hexose-6-phosphate mutarotase, which yields MNIEQLNADYGIVDKVKFVEGQGNFPLIKISNEYAEATISVYAGQVLSFKPVDQTEDMMFLSSQAYYHTGKAMKGGTPICWPWFGPDPEGKGRASHGFVRDRLWQVRDVVSTQNGATQVTMGLVDTPETRAIWDYSFDLSIVITVGHTLTINLVTRNTGSASFAITQALHTYFQIGDINQVRVLGLADKAYIDKVDRGEQKTQSGAITFSGECDRIYLDVPAQLTIEDRALNRQITVTATNSQTAIVWNPGADISAKMADLGDRDYEHFVCVETANAANEIIEIAAGDDYNLTANYSF from the coding sequence ATGAATATTGAACAGTTGAACGCCGATTACGGTATTGTAGACAAGGTAAAGTTTGTTGAGGGTCAAGGCAATTTTCCCTTGATTAAAATCAGTAATGAATATGCTGAAGCTACGATTTCTGTATATGCAGGACAAGTATTATCTTTTAAGCCAGTCGATCAAACTGAAGACATGATGTTTTTGAGTAGCCAAGCCTATTATCATACAGGTAAAGCGATGAAAGGTGGTACACCCATCTGTTGGCCTTGGTTTGGCCCCGATCCTGAAGGTAAAGGGCGTGCTAGTCATGGTTTTGTCCGCGATCGCCTTTGGCAAGTGCGGGATGTGGTCAGTACTCAAAATGGTGCAACTCAGGTAACTATGGGGCTGGTAGATACTCCAGAAACTAGGGCAATCTGGGATTATAGTTTTGATTTGTCCATTGTGATTACCGTGGGTCATACTTTGACCATCAACTTAGTTACTCGCAACACGGGATCGGCATCTTTTGCCATTACTCAGGCTTTACATACGTATTTTCAAATTGGTGATATCAATCAAGTCAGGGTGTTGGGTTTAGCAGATAAAGCCTATATAGATAAGGTCGATCGCGGTGAACAAAAAACTCAGTCTGGGGCAATTACTTTCTCTGGAGAGTGCGATCGCATTTATTTAGATGTCCCCGCCCAATTAACTATCGAAGATCGCGCCTTAAATCGGCAAATTACGGTAACTGCCACTAATAGTCAGACGGCAATTGTTTGGAATCCTGGGGCAGATATTTCGGCGAAAATGGCTGATTTGGGCGATCGCGACTATGAACATTTCGTCTGTGTCGAAACCGCCAACGCTGCTAACGAAATAATTGAAATAGCTGCGGGGGATGATTATAATCTGACTGCTAATTACAGTTTCTGA
- a CDS encoding ShlB/FhaC/HecB family hemolysin secretion/activation protein encodes MLTSDNLARKLSLIYCLNYFARVNSSVLAFFLAIALSLFGLQPLAAQVSTKSGSQTVNISDNQVPQSIVVKNFEVVGSTIFTQPELNQALKSYLNRPLSLAELFQARSSITKLYTDRGYVNSGAYLPPQELNDGTVQIAVLEGKLAEINVLGTKDLSKDYITDRLKTAAAAPINVDSLLSALQLLRLDPLIANISAELSAGIRPGTSVLDITIEEADVFNLALDLNNSRSPSVGTNQRSIGINHGNLLGFGDRFNLEYANTKGSNAFDLAYGFPVNAKNGTLKAAVGMNSNHVIEDPFSAIDLESKSRYYELSFRQPILLKPTQELAIGISLTRSESETFLMNDGFFLSRGANDEGETKINAVRLVQEFVKRNDQEVLALRSQFSLGVDAFNSTINDDGEPDSTFVSWRGQSQWTRRFDEDFLLLLRGDIQVAEGSLVPLEQFRIGGANSIRGYRQDLSLGDNGLFASAELRIPILRLQKFDGLLQVTPFFDVGTVWNTDDLEIANTTLAALGLGLNLALGDNFNARLDWGIPLVDLETKGNSLQEDGIYFFVDYSFF; translated from the coding sequence ATGCTGACATCAGATAATTTGGCGAGAAAGTTAAGCTTAATTTATTGTTTAAATTACTTTGCCAGGGTTAATTCATCTGTTTTAGCTTTTTTTTTAGCGATCGCTTTGAGCTTATTCGGACTACAGCCACTAGCGGCACAGGTTTCAACTAAGTCTGGGTCACAAACTGTCAATATTTCAGATAACCAAGTTCCTCAAAGTATTGTGGTAAAAAACTTTGAGGTTGTAGGCAGCACTATTTTTACTCAACCAGAATTAAATCAGGCGCTCAAATCTTATCTTAATCGTCCTCTAAGTTTAGCCGAGCTATTTCAAGCCAGAAGCTCTATTACCAAGCTGTATACTGATCGAGGCTACGTTAATTCAGGAGCTTATCTTCCTCCACAGGAATTAAATGACGGTACAGTGCAAATTGCTGTCTTAGAAGGGAAGTTGGCAGAAATTAACGTTTTAGGCACAAAAGACTTATCTAAAGACTATATTACCGATCGCTTAAAAACCGCAGCAGCAGCACCCATAAACGTCGATTCACTACTTTCGGCACTACAATTATTACGTCTCGATCCTTTGATTGCTAATATATCGGCTGAATTATCAGCAGGTATTCGTCCAGGCACTAGTGTACTTGACATTACAATTGAAGAGGCAGATGTCTTTAATCTGGCGCTCGACTTAAACAATAGTAGATCTCCTAGTGTGGGAACGAACCAAAGATCTATCGGCATTAACCATGGTAATCTTTTAGGATTTGGCGATCGCTTTAACTTGGAATATGCCAATACTAAAGGGAGTAATGCTTTCGATCTGGCTTATGGCTTCCCTGTTAACGCCAAAAATGGCACGCTTAAGGCTGCTGTTGGCATGAACTCCAATCATGTCATTGAAGATCCCTTCTCGGCGATCGATCTTGAATCTAAATCTCGCTACTATGAGTTAAGTTTCCGCCAGCCTATTCTGCTCAAGCCAACTCAAGAATTGGCGATCGGTATTAGTCTTACCCGTAGTGAAAGTGAGACTTTTTTGATGAACGACGGGTTCTTTCTCTCTCGCGGTGCCAACGATGAGGGAGAAACTAAAATTAACGCTGTCAGACTAGTTCAGGAATTTGTTAAGCGTAACGACCAAGAGGTTTTAGCTTTGCGTTCTCAGTTTAGTCTAGGGGTAGATGCTTTCAACTCAACCATTAATGATGATGGTGAACCTGATAGTACTTTTGTTTCTTGGCGTGGTCAAAGCCAGTGGACAAGACGTTTTGATGAAGATTTTTTACTCCTGTTGAGAGGGGATATCCAAGTTGCAGAGGGAAGTTTAGTTCCTTTAGAGCAATTTAGAATTGGTGGTGCCAATAGCATCAGGGGTTATCGCCAAGATTTAAGCTTGGGTGACAATGGTTTATTTGCCTCGGCAGAATTACGCATCCCTATTTTACGCTTGCAAAAATTTGACGGTTTGCTACAGGTTACCCCCTTCTTTGACGTTGGCACAGTTTGGAATACTGATGATCTGGAAATTGCTAATACAACTTTAGCTGCGTTAGGATTGGGCTTAAATTTGGCGCTGGGAGATAATTTTAATGCCCGTTTAGATTGGGGAATTCCTCTAGTCGATCTTGAAACTAAAGGAAATTCTCTACAAGAAGATGGAATATATTTCTTTGTAGACTATAGTTTCTTTTAA
- the dprA gene encoding DNA-processing protein DprA: MQQERAYWLAWSQLKGIGAVSLKKIYQHFGSLQIAWNAPAIAFAEIDGINGKAAVAIQSRPQNFPAELFAQHLQQNPQFWTPDDELYPRLLAETPSPPPLLYYRGQVEPEENLGSKPMIGIVGTRNPSEYGKRWTKKITQALVSHGFGIVSGMAAGIDAIAHQTCLEAKGRTIAVLGTGVDLVYPFSNRELHRQLSDRGLIVSEYPAQTQPDRGHFPARNRIIAGLCRAVLIIEAPQRSGALITARYANDFGRDVYVLPGSLDNSRSLGCLALLNSGAHVILGIEHLLEMLGTMPCLDRLPITTKPKPELNSELARIYELINHESVAVDAIAEQTGLEINKILAALSELEMLDLVCQLPGMRYQKQ; encoded by the coding sequence ATGCAACAAGAACGAGCTTATTGGTTAGCCTGGTCGCAACTTAAAGGGATTGGGGCGGTTTCCCTGAAAAAAATTTATCAGCATTTTGGTTCGTTGCAAATAGCCTGGAATGCTCCAGCGATCGCCTTTGCTGAAATTGATGGCATTAATGGCAAAGCTGCTGTGGCAATACAGAGTAGACCCCAAAATTTTCCTGCTGAACTATTTGCTCAACATCTCCAGCAAAATCCTCAGTTTTGGACCCCAGACGACGAGCTATATCCGCGTCTTTTAGCCGAAACTCCTAGTCCCCCACCCTTGCTTTACTATCGAGGACAGGTTGAGCCTGAAGAAAATCTGGGGAGTAAGCCGATGATTGGCATTGTTGGCACCCGTAATCCCTCGGAATACGGTAAACGCTGGACTAAAAAAATTACTCAAGCTTTGGTTAGTCATGGCTTTGGCATTGTTTCAGGAATGGCAGCAGGAATTGATGCGATCGCTCATCAGACCTGTTTGGAAGCTAAAGGCAGAACCATTGCGGTGTTAGGTACAGGAGTCGATTTGGTCTATCCTTTTAGCAATCGTGAGCTTCATCGCCAATTGAGCGATCGCGGTTTGATCGTTAGTGAATATCCTGCTCAGACTCAACCAGATCGGGGTCATTTTCCTGCTCGTAATCGCATTATCGCTGGCTTGTGCCGTGCGGTGTTAATTATTGAAGCACCTCAGCGTTCAGGAGCTTTAATTACCGCTCGTTATGCTAATGATTTCGGTCGCGATGTTTATGTCTTACCAGGTTCTCTGGATAATTCTCGTTCTTTAGGCTGTCTAGCACTGCTTAATTCTGGAGCGCACGTTATTTTGGGCATTGAACACTTATTAGAAATGCTAGGCACTATGCCTTGTCTCGATCGCCTGCCAATTACCACCAAGCCCAAACCAGAACTAAACTCGGAATTAGCCCGTATTTATGAGCTAATCAATCACGAATCTGTGGCGGTTGATGCGATCGCCGAACAAACAGGATTAGAGATCAACAAGATTTTAGCAGCATTATCTGAATTGGAAATGCTGGATTTAGTCTGTCAGCTACCAGGGATGCGTTATCAAAAGCAGTAA
- a CDS encoding plasmid pRiA4b ORF-3 family protein, with protein MSEHFELTNEARKKFTPQHNQELAGANSSESLSNDLTDNDELPPGWTELEQMLQELATEILAEFYQEVPSAQEFQQQLASMTEKLVQAIPDMSQPAIPQDRRSLIAISQQVITETTPGTILQDFQTLLDFIGQEGIAVGGKRNLIPLKSLAQINQQLAEPIKTNLQRPQQKSYPTINGLYLLLRATGMGKVVQQGKTSKLMLDPMMLDNWQQMNLTERYLNLLEAWLVVANEEMLGERGYMTEGTRCLQYWSKMPAKGEKFPDYQTQQNLKYYPGFHNIALMKLFGLIEASYGKPEAGRGWRVKSVKQTAWGKGLLQVAFDGWTFPEMIWDDDEQTANIQFGQLQPALQPYFPQWQKIIELPKIESSQGVYIFKVSWQQIWRRIAISSDMTLWDLSQLILLSYDFDCDHLDMFSYKNQLGRTVQVVHPYMNESPSTEEVKIADLPLTVGSVMEYLFDFGDNWEFQLQLEEIKSDRRSGYGEIIASEGKAPEQYPDWEEY; from the coding sequence ATGTCAGAGCATTTTGAATTAACTAACGAAGCACGAAAAAAGTTTACACCACAGCACAATCAAGAGTTGGCTGGGGCTAACTCAAGTGAAAGTTTATCTAATGATTTGACAGACAATGATGAATTACCTCCAGGCTGGACAGAATTAGAGCAAATGTTGCAGGAATTAGCCACAGAGATATTAGCAGAATTTTACCAAGAAGTCCCTTCTGCTCAAGAATTTCAGCAACAACTAGCAAGTATGACGGAAAAACTAGTTCAAGCAATACCAGATATGTCTCAACCAGCGATCCCGCAGGATAGGCGGAGCCTAATCGCTATTTCGCAACAAGTAATTACTGAAACTACTCCAGGAACTATCTTACAAGATTTTCAAACCCTCTTAGATTTTATTGGTCAAGAGGGAATTGCCGTTGGCGGTAAGCGTAATTTAATTCCCCTCAAGTCTTTAGCTCAAATCAATCAACAGCTAGCCGAACCAATTAAAACCAATCTACAGCGTCCCCAACAAAAGTCTTATCCGACAATTAACGGCTTATATCTACTGTTAAGAGCTACAGGGATGGGTAAAGTAGTTCAACAGGGCAAAACATCCAAGCTGATGTTAGATCCGATGATGCTCGATAATTGGCAACAGATGAATCTGACCGAACGTTATTTGAATTTATTAGAAGCCTGGTTAGTAGTCGCCAATGAGGAGATGCTGGGAGAAAGGGGATATATGACCGAGGGGACAAGATGTCTACAGTATTGGTCGAAAATGCCCGCTAAAGGGGAAAAGTTTCCAGATTATCAAACCCAGCAAAACCTTAAATATTACCCAGGGTTTCATAATATTGCTCTGATGAAGCTTTTTGGCTTAATTGAGGCTAGCTATGGTAAACCAGAAGCGGGTAGGGGTTGGCGAGTTAAGAGTGTCAAGCAAACAGCTTGGGGCAAGGGGTTGCTTCAGGTTGCATTTGACGGTTGGACTTTTCCCGAAATGATTTGGGACGATGATGAGCAAACAGCAAATATTCAGTTTGGTCAGCTCCAGCCAGCTTTGCAGCCCTATTTTCCTCAATGGCAGAAAATTATCGAACTGCCTAAAATTGAGTCTAGTCAGGGAGTTTATATTTTTAAGGTTAGCTGGCAGCAGATTTGGCGACGGATTGCTATTTCTAGTGATATGACTCTCTGGGATTTAAGCCAATTGATTTTGCTGTCATATGATTTTGACTGCGATCATCTAGATATGTTTAGCTATAAAAATCAGCTAGGACGCACTGTGCAGGTAGTTCATCCCTATATGAATGAATCACCCTCTACGGAGGAGGTGAAAATAGCTGATTTACCTTTGACAGTGGGTTCAGTTATGGAATATCTGTTTGATTTTGGCGATAATTGGGAGTTTCAGCTACAGCTTGAAGAAATTAAATCAGATCGGCGTTCTGGCTATGGTGAGATTATCGCTAGTGAAGGAAAAGCCCCCGAACAATATCCTGACTGGGAAGAGTATTAA
- a CDS encoding GIY-YIG nuclease family protein, producing MESNQNKPLEHQNVPIAHQGLHSFLYSSDREHSVEDAAGVINSDGTEIVEILVWEQQTENSKVAGVYAVLDSDRLYQYIGYSRDILRSLKGHITQNGTQVCSYIRVKTFKFPKRQEMEALKTAWLCELNYLPVGNQEGNTWASTIGEAAKATMTEAERNAYEEKKLKLRKAMADTTLMDELAAPTNQSETEIQRRQKLEAAVENDDWSSVIEAQ from the coding sequence GTGGAATCTAATCAGAATAAACCTTTAGAACATCAAAACGTTCCCATCGCCCATCAAGGGTTACATAGTTTTTTGTATAGTTCTGATCGTGAACACAGCGTAGAAGATGCTGCTGGCGTAATTAATTCTGATGGAACAGAGATAGTTGAGATCTTAGTTTGGGAGCAACAAACAGAAAATAGTAAAGTTGCTGGAGTTTATGCTGTTCTGGACAGCGATCGCCTTTATCAATATATTGGTTATTCTAGAGATATTTTGCGATCGCTAAAAGGACATATTACCCAAAACGGTACTCAAGTCTGTAGCTATATCCGCGTCAAAACCTTTAAGTTTCCCAAACGTCAGGAGATGGAAGCGTTAAAAACAGCCTGGCTCTGTGAATTAAACTATCTCCCTGTTGGTAATCAGGAGGGTAATACCTGGGCGAGTACGATTGGTGAGGCTGCTAAAGCAACTATGACAGAAGCTGAAAGAAACGCCTATGAAGAGAAAAAGCTCAAGCTACGTAAAGCAATGGCAGATACAACTCTGATGGATGAATTAGCAGCGCCAACTAACCAAAGTGAAACAGAAATACAACGTCGGCAAAAACTAGAAGCAGCGGTTGAGAATGATGACTGGAGTTCAGTTATAGAAGCTCAGTAA